ACGCCTCGTCCTCGCGTCGTCGATGGTCGTCTACGGCGAGGGGCTGTACCGGGAGGGGGATCGTCTCGTGCAGCCCGCACCGCGGAGCCGGGCCGATCTGGAGTCGGGTCGCTTCGAGCCGCGGTCGCCGCACACCGGGGAGCCCCTCCGACCGATGTCGATCCCCGAGGAGCAGCCCTGCGATCCGCGCAACGCCTACGCGGCGACCAAGCTCGAGCAGGAACTGCTGGCCCGCACGTGGGCCTATGACGGAGGGCGGGCGGCGCTGCTGCGCTATCACAACGTCTACGGACCGGGGATGCCCCGGGACACGCCGTACGCAGGAGTGGCATCGATCTTCCGTTCGGCCCTCGAGCGGGGCGAGGCCCCACGCGTGTTCGAGGACGGGCAGCAGCGACGCGACTTCATCCATGTCCGGGATGTGGCACGCGCCAACCTCGCCGCCCTCGAGTGGACGGATCGTGTGGAGCGCGGGACCACGCGGGCGTTCAACGTGGCCACGGGCGTCCCGCACACCATCGGAGAGTTCGCCGACGTGCTCGCCGCGGCGTTCGGAGGGCCGCCGCCGGTGCGGACGGGGGAGTTCCGGTCGGGCGACGTGCGCCACATCACGGCCTCGGCGGATCGCATCGCTCGAGAGCTGGGGTGGCGGCCGCAGGTCGGTTTCGACGAGGGGGTGCGTGAGTTCGCGCATGCCTCGCTTCGCACGGGGGCGGACGTCTGATGGCGGGTGCCGCGACGCGTCCGGGGCAGCGTCTCGCCGTCTGGGGGACGGTCGCGGCCGTCGTGCTCATCGCGGCCGCGGTCCTGATCCCGGCGCTCACGGGATGGAACGTGCGCGTCAAGTCGTTCCCGCCGCTGCACGCGGAGTGGATGCCGAGAGTCGGACCGGGGACACCCCTGGCGGTGCTGCTCGGTGTGGCCGGCGTGATCTGGGGTCCGCGGCTCGCCTCCTCGGTCCGGTGGGGGCGGCTGCTGCTGCTCGCGTTCGCGGCGTCCGCGTTGTGGCTGTTCGCGCTCGCCACGGTGGACGGGCTCGACGGCATCGGCACCATCCTCGACCACCGGTACGAGTACCTCGGGACCGCACGGGAGGTCGACGACTTCGGGGCCACGCTCCGCGAGTACATCGAGCGGATCCCGTACGCGCATGAGGACAACTGGCCCGTGCACATCGCCGGTCATCCCCCGGGAGCCCTGCTCTTCTTCGTCGTCCTGGTGCGGATGGGGCTCGGGAGCGCGCTCGCCGCCGGATTCGTGGTCCTGCTCCTGGGTGCCACGACCGTGGTGGCGGTGCTGATCACGCTGCGCGCCCTCGGTGCGGCCGACCTCGCCCGTCGCGCGGCTCCGTTCCTGGTGTTCACCCCCGCGGCGATCTGGGTGGCGGTCTCGGGCGACGGCATGTTCATGGCCGTCGCCGCGTGGGGCATCTGTCTGTTGGCGCTCGCGACGCGTGCGGGTGGTGTCGCGCGGATCGCGTGGTCGGTCGGGGCCGGCCTCCTGCTCGGATACTGCGTGATGCTCTCGTACGGCCTCCCCCTGCTGGGGGTGCTCGCGGTCGCCGTGCTGGTGGCGGGGAGGTCGTGGATCCCGCTGCCGATCGCCGCGGTCTCGGCGATCGCCGTCGTGGGGGCCTTCGCGGTCTTCGGCTTCGCCTGGTGGGAGGCGTTCCCGGTGCTGCAGCAGCGCTACTGGGATGGGGTGGCATCGCGCCGACCGCCCGGGTACTGGCTGTGGGGGAACATCGCCGCGTTCGCGGTCAGCGCCGGGCCGGCGATCGGTGCGGCCTTCGCCGCAGTCGGGGCGTGGGCGATCCGCGGACCACGAGAGCGGCGTCAGGTTCCGGAACTCCGAACCGAGTCAGGGCGCGGATGGGAGCCGCGCACCATCGTGCTGCTGCTCTGCGCCGCCGGGGTGCTCATGGTGCTCCTGGCCGATCTGTCGAACATGAGCCGGGCGGAGGTGGAGCGCATCTGGTTGCCGTTCGTGCCCTGGATCACGATCGGTCTGGCGCTCTTCGACGAACGGGCGCGCCGCTGGCTGCTGGCGGTGCAGGTCGTCGCCGCGATCATCGTCCAGTCCCTGTTGCAGACCGGATGGTGACGGCGGACGGGCCCGCCTCGACGCGGTGGGGGAGGGGCGTCATAGGCTGGGGCGCATGACTGACGTTCTTCCCGTGGGCCTCGCCCTTGATGAGTTCAGCTCCGACATCCGCCCGCAGGACGACCTCTACCGCCACGTGAACGGCGCCTGGCTCGCCCGCACCGAGATCCCGGGCGACAAGGCGCGCTGGGGCTCCTTCCACCTCCTCGCCGAGCAGGCGGAGAAAGACGTGCGTGCGATCGTCGAGGAGTCGCAGGACGCGGCGGAGGGCACTCTCGCCCGCAAGATCGGCGACCTGTTCGCGAGCTTCATGGACACCGAGCGGATCGATGCCGCCGGTGTCACCCCGCTCGCCGGGACGCTGGCCGAGATCGACGCGATCGACGGCATCCCGGCGTTCCTGCGCACCGTCGGCGCGTACGACCGCGACGGTCGTGCATCCGTGATCGGACTCTACGTCGACGGCGACCCCGGCAACCCCGAGCGCTACCTCCCGGTGCTCCTGCAGGCAGGTCTGTCGCTCCCCGACGAGAGCTACTTCCGCCTCGACACGTTCGCCGACACCCGCGCCGCGTACCGTGCCCACCTCGAGCGACTGCTGGAGCTCGCGGGCGTCCCGCAGGCGGCGGAGAACACCGACCGGGCGATCGCGCTCGAGACCGAGCTGGCGGGTCATCACTGGGACAACGTGCGCAGCCGCGATGCGGTCGCGACCTACAACCTCAAGACCTGGGACGAGCTCCAGGAGCTCGCCGGTGTCGACCTCACGCCGTGGCGGGAAGCGGTCTCGCCGTCGAACCCCGCCGCGTTCGACGAGGTCGTCGTGTCGCAGCCGAGTTTCTTCGAGGGCCTCGGCTCGCTGCTGACCCCGGAGCGTCTCGACGACTGGAAGGCGTGGTTGCGGGCGAAGGTCGTGCACGCCGCGGCGCCGTACCTGACCGACGATCTCGTGCAGGAGAACTTCTCGTTCTACGGCACCGAGCTCACCGGTGTCCCCACGATGCGCGAGCGCTGGAAGCGCGGCGTCTCGCTCGCCGAAGGGGCCCTCGGCGAGGCGATCGGCAAGGTGTACGTCGAGCGGCACTACCCGCCGACGGCGAAGGCCGCGATGGACGAGCTGGTCGCGAACCTCATCGAGGCCTACCGCCGGAGCATCACCGACCTCGAGTGGATGACCGCGGAGACCCGTGAGCGCGCGCTCGCCAAGCTCGACTCGTTCACGCCGAAGATCGGGCATCCCGAGGTGTGGCGCGACTATTCGAGCCTCGAGATCGACCGGGACGACCTGTTCGGCAACGTGCGCCGCGCATCGATCTTCGAGCACGATCGCAACGTCGACAAGGTCGGCACGCCCATCGACCGCACCGAGTGGCACATGCCGCCGCAGATGGTCAACGCGTACTACAACCCGTCCATGAACGAGATCGTGTTCCCCGCGGCGATCCTGCAGTACCCGTTCTTCGACGCCGGTCGTGATGCGGCCGCGAACTACGGCGGCATCGGCGCGGTCATCGGTCACGAGATCGGCCACGGCTTCGACGACCAGGGCAGCCGCTACGACGGCGACGGCCGACTGCAGGACTGGTGGACGGATGCGGATCGCTCGGCGTTCGAAGAGCGCACCAAGGCTCTCATCGCCCAGTACGACGCGCTCGTTCCAGAGGGCCTCGACGCCGAGCATCACGTCAACGGCGCCCTCACGATCGGGGAGAACATCGGCGACCTCGGCGGTCTCGGCATCGCGCTCCGGGCGTACGAGCTGTCGCTGGACGGTGCGGAGGCACCGGTGATCGACGGGTACACCGGCGTGCAGCGACTTCTGCTCTCCTGGGCGCAGGTGTGGCAGCAGAAGAG
Above is a window of Microbacterium aurugineum DNA encoding:
- a CDS encoding NAD-dependent epimerase/dehydratase family protein — translated: MSRLLLVTGGAGFIGSAIVDEAIAAGWRVRILDSLRPDVHGSSAPEPEGGSQVEFVAADVRDRDAVRQALSGVDAVCHQAAKVGLGVSIHDAPDYVGSNSLGTAVVLSAMAEAGIERLVLASSMVVYGEGLYREGDRLVQPAPRSRADLESGRFEPRSPHTGEPLRPMSIPEEQPCDPRNAYAATKLEQELLARTWAYDGGRAALLRYHNVYGPGMPRDTPYAGVASIFRSALERGEAPRVFEDGQQRRDFIHVRDVARANLAALEWTDRVERGTTRAFNVATGVPHTIGEFADVLAAAFGGPPPVRTGEFRSGDVRHITASADRIARELGWRPQVGFDEGVREFAHASLRTGADV
- a CDS encoding M13 family metallopeptidase; translation: MTDVLPVGLALDEFSSDIRPQDDLYRHVNGAWLARTEIPGDKARWGSFHLLAEQAEKDVRAIVEESQDAAEGTLARKIGDLFASFMDTERIDAAGVTPLAGTLAEIDAIDGIPAFLRTVGAYDRDGRASVIGLYVDGDPGNPERYLPVLLQAGLSLPDESYFRLDTFADTRAAYRAHLERLLELAGVPQAAENTDRAIALETELAGHHWDNVRSRDAVATYNLKTWDELQELAGVDLTPWREAVSPSNPAAFDEVVVSQPSFFEGLGSLLTPERLDDWKAWLRAKVVHAAAPYLTDDLVQENFSFYGTELTGVPTMRERWKRGVSLAEGALGEAIGKVYVERHYPPTAKAAMDELVANLIEAYRRSITDLEWMTAETRERALAKLDSFTPKIGHPEVWRDYSSLEIDRDDLFGNVRRASIFEHDRNVDKVGTPIDRTEWHMPPQMVNAYYNPSMNEIVFPAAILQYPFFDAGRDAAANYGGIGAVIGHEIGHGFDDQGSRYDGDGRLQDWWTDADRSAFEERTKALIAQYDALVPEGLDAEHHVNGALTIGENIGDLGGLGIALRAYELSLDGAEAPVIDGYTGVQRLLLSWAQVWQQKSRDAETLRLLTIDPHSPNEFRCNQIVRNIDAFYEAFGVAETDALWLPATSRVTIW